One genomic region from Capra hircus breed San Clemente chromosome 18, ASM170441v1, whole genome shotgun sequence encodes:
- the BLVRB gene encoding flavin reductase (NADPH): MVVKKIALFGATGNTGLTTLAQAVQAGYEVTVLVRDPSRLPSEGPQPAHVVVGDVRQPADVDKTVAGQDAVIVLLGTRNDLSPTTVMSEGAQNIVAAMKAHGVDKVVACTSAFLLWDPSKVPPRLQDVTDDHVRMHKVLQQSGLKYVAVMPPHIGDHPLTGAYTVTLDGRGPSRVISKHDLGHFMLRCLTTDEYDGHTTYPSHVYE; this comes from the exons ATGGTCGTCAAGAAGATTGCCCTTTTCGGCGCCACCGGCAACACCGGGCTCACCACGCTGGCGCAGGCGGTGCAAGCAG GCTATGAGGTGACGGTGCTGGTGCGGGACCCCTCCAGGCTGCCCTCAGAGGGGCCCCAGCCGGCCCACGTGGTGGTGGGCGACGTCCGGCAGCCGGCCGATGTGGACAAGACTGTGGCTGGGCAGGACGCTGTCATCGTACTGCTGGGCACCCGCAATGACCTCA GTCCTACCACAGTGATGTCCGAGGGTGCCCAGAACATTGTGGCGGCCATGAAGGCCCATGGCGTGGACAAGGTCGTGGCCTGCACCTCGG CCTTCCTACTGTGGGACCCTTCCAAGGTGCCCCCAAGACTGCAGGATGTGACCGATGACCATGTCCGGATGCACAAGGTACTGCAGCAGTCAGGCCTGAAGTACGTGGCCGTGATGCCACCACATATAG GAGACCACCCGTTGACTGGGGCCTACACAGTGACCCTGGATGGACGAGGGCCCTCGAGGGTCATCTCCAAACACGACCTGGGCCACTTCATGCTGCGCTGCCTCACCACCGATGAGTACGACGGGCACACCACCTACCCCTCCCATGTGTATGAATAG